Proteins encoded together in one Desulfovibrio sp. UCD-KL4C window:
- a CDS encoding AAA family ATPase, which translates to MSNTIEEIESTVPTELDAGLIFSGKVSGRIIQGFESVSPFTPKLDPEYLFHESSRDVVVWFMDSSDPIYLFGPSGSGKTSLIKQLAAKLNYPVFEVTGHSRLEFPEMVGHLTVEQGNMQFQYGPLALAMKYGGLFLLNEIDIIDPATAAGLNGILDGEPLCIPENSGEIIHPHPMFRFAATANSNGAADETGLYQGVIRQNLAFMDRFWLCEIGYPTFEAERELLSRKAATLPENIRKKMIEYANSVRKLFMGEATGNLTDTIEVTFSTRTLIRWADLTVRFQPLAKQGIQPITYALDRALGYRASRETRTVLHELAQRIFPVEGETESTS; encoded by the coding sequence ATGTCTAACACAATCGAAGAAATTGAAAGTACAGTTCCTACGGAGCTTGATGCTGGATTGATCTTTAGTGGCAAGGTCTCTGGTCGTATTATTCAGGGGTTTGAATCGGTTTCACCTTTCACACCGAAGCTTGACCCCGAATACCTATTTCATGAATCTAGTCGTGATGTAGTTGTTTGGTTCATGGATAGCTCTGATCCGATTTACTTGTTCGGACCTAGTGGGAGTGGCAAGACCAGTCTCATTAAACAGTTGGCCGCCAAACTCAATTATCCGGTATTTGAAGTAACCGGCCATAGTAGATTGGAATTTCCAGAAATGGTGGGCCATCTTACAGTAGAACAAGGAAATATGCAGTTTCAGTATGGTCCTCTAGCCCTTGCCATGAAATATGGCGGATTGTTTTTACTCAATGAAATAGACATTATTGATCCTGCAACTGCTGCAGGCTTGAACGGAATACTTGATGGTGAACCGCTCTGTATTCCTGAAAACTCCGGTGAGATAATCCATCCGCACCCTATGTTTCGCTTTGCAGCTACAGCCAATTCTAATGGAGCAGCAGATGAAACTGGCCTTTATCAGGGTGTGATTCGTCAGAACCTAGCTTTCATGGATCGGTTCTGGCTTTGTGAAATTGGTTATCCGACTTTTGAAGCTGAAAGGGAGCTACTTTCCCGCAAGGCGGCAACTCTTCCCGAGAACATTCGTAAAAAGATGATTGAGTATGCGAATTCAGTGCGCAAGCTATTCATGGGCGAAGCAACTGGAAATCTTACCGATACCATCGAAGTAACATTCTCAACTCGTACTCTAATACGCTGGGCAGATCTTACCGTTCGTTTTCAACCTCTAGCAAAGCAAGGAATTCAGCCAATAACGTATGCATTGGATAGGGCTCTGGGCTATCGGGCTAGTAGAGAAACTCGAACGGTTTTACATGAACTAGCGCAGCGCATCTTCCCGGTAGAAGGTGAAACTGAATCAACATCATAA
- a CDS encoding DUF3150 domain-containing protein, with the protein METKTRITVLNHILALNLDVNIWSARKKLTPSDFGGSQLPPEELASLGSKRICNPEDLRIFGTLKSRAVSTLDRHGVRFLGGWGVPEKVGDEIVKELTIIQKEFMAAKDDFLNRYDEAVQDWVKQHPGWEELIGSSTVSAEYVRSRMGFKWQLFKLAAPEKGSVKKGLKDEVNKLGSTLFEEISKTATDTWNRCYAGKVKVTHKALSPLRSIHSKLNGLSFVDPRVLPITGLLQTAFDKVPPRGLIRGSDLLMLQGVVSLLRDPALLIKHGQKILDGNTAEDLLEGLVAVPTRTKIETISNNSLPTHVPQSATQQQIDSNGLW; encoded by the coding sequence ATGGAAACTAAAACAAGGATTACGGTCCTCAACCACATTCTAGCTCTCAACCTTGATGTAAACATCTGGTCTGCCAGAAAGAAATTAACTCCGTCAGATTTTGGAGGTTCGCAGTTACCACCGGAAGAACTTGCTTCTCTCGGAAGTAAAAGAATCTGTAATCCTGAAGATCTACGTATTTTTGGGACTCTTAAATCTCGTGCAGTAAGCACACTTGATAGACACGGAGTTCGATTTCTTGGTGGTTGGGGAGTTCCTGAGAAAGTGGGAGATGAAATTGTCAAAGAACTTACCATTATTCAAAAGGAATTCATGGCCGCAAAGGATGATTTTCTCAATCGCTACGATGAAGCTGTTCAGGACTGGGTAAAGCAACACCCTGGCTGGGAGGAGCTCATCGGTAGCTCTACGGTCAGTGCTGAATATGTACGTTCAAGAATGGGCTTCAAATGGCAGTTATTCAAGCTCGCCGCTCCTGAAAAAGGTTCGGTAAAGAAAGGCTTAAAGGATGAAGTCAACAAACTTGGTTCAACGCTTTTCGAGGAAATATCCAAGACAGCCACTGACACTTGGAACCGTTGTTACGCTGGAAAAGTTAAAGTCACTCACAAAGCCCTTTCGCCGTTGCGATCTATTCACAGTAAACTCAATGGTTTGTCCTTCGTCGACCCTAGAGTCCTACCTATTACGGGTTTACTGCAAACAGCTTTCGATAAAGTGCCGCCCCGTGGTCTTATACGGGGATCTGATCTGCTCATGTTACAGGGAGTTGTCTCGTTACTTCGAGATCCTGCCTTACTTATTAAGCATGGTCAGAAAATCCTTGATGGAAACACTGCCGAGGACCTGCTTGAAGGTTTAGTTGCAGTTCCAACTCGTACGAAAATTGAAACAATCTCAAATAATTCACTCCCAACGCATGTTCCTCAATCCGCGACTCAGCAACAGATAGATAGTAACGGGTTGTGGTAA